ACAAACCTGAAGAGAAAAAGTCGACAATCACCTCTATGTCGGTGGAGAACAGGAAGTTCCCGCCCTCCAAAGAATTCACCAAGAACGCTTACATCAAAAGCCTGGCGGAGTACAAGAAGATCTACAAACGATCGATCGAAGACCCCGACGGCTTCTGGGGTGAGCAGGCTGACTTGATCACCTGGTACAAGAAATGGGACAAGGTGATGGTCAACGACTTTAAAAATGCCAGACATGAGTGGTTTGTGGGCGGCAAACTCAACGTATCCTACAACTGCCTGGACAGGCATCTCACCACCGCCAAGAAAAACAAGGCTGCACTTATCTGGGAAGGCGATATCGGAGATTCCCGCACTTTCACTTACCAGCAGGTCCATTACGAGGTCAGTAAGTTCGCCAACGTGCTGAAAAAGCACGGTGTTAAGAAGGGCGACCGCGTTTCCATATACCTGCCTATGATCCCCGAGTTGGCGTTCGCCATGCTGGCCTGCACCAGGATCGGCGCCATCCACAGCATTGTATTCGGCGGATTCAGCGCCGATGCGCTTAAGGACAGGATGCTGGACTGCAAATCGACCCTTCTCATCTGCGCCGATGGCTATTACCGCGGCGGCAAGGTCGTTCAGAGCAAGGCCAACGCCGACCAGGCGCTGCAGTCATGCCCCCTGGTGAAGGACGTGATCGTTGTAAAGCGCGCCAACAATAATGCCCCCATGGTTTCCGGGCGCGATTACTTCTGGGATGAGGAGCTTGCCACTGTCGGCGCCGTTTGCGAGCCCGAGAAAATGGATTCCGAAGATCCCCTCTTCATTCTCTACACCAGCGGCAGCACCGGCAAGCCCAAGGGTGTGCTGCATACCACGGCCGGCTATCTGCTGTATGTTATGAGGACCTTCCAGTGGATATTCGACTATAAGGACGAGGATACCTTCTGGTGCACAGCCGATATCGGATGGGTTACCGGTCACAGCTACATTGTCTACGGTCCCCTGGGTATGGGCGCCACCAGCCTGATGTTCGAGGGCGTGCCCAACTACCCCAAGCCGGACAGGTTCTGGGACATTATCGAGAAATATAAGGTCAATACCCTCTATACCGCGCCCACGGCTCTCCGCGCCATAATGAAAGATGGCGATGACTGGGTCAAAAAGCACGACCTGAGCTCTTTAAGGCTGCTCGGCACGGTCGGCGAGCCGATCAATCCCGAGGCCTGGATATGGTACTACAATGTTATCGGCGGCGGACGCTGCCCCATTGTTGATACATGGTGGCAGACGGAGACCGGCGGCATACTCATCACCCCGCTGCCCGGCGCCTGGCCGATCAAACCGGGATCTGCTACATTACCCTTCCCTGGCGTGGCGGCCAAGGTCATCCGCGAGGACCGCTCGCAGGCCGGCGTTAACGAAGGCGGTTCGCTTATCATCGAGAAGCCGTGGCCCGGCCTCATGCGCGGTGTTTATGGTGATCCGGAGAGGTTCAAGAATACGTACTTCATCCAGAATCCCGGAGTATACACCACTGGCGATGGCGCCAGGGTGGATGAGGACGGTTACTTCTGGTTGATGGGCCGCATCGACGATGTCATCAACGTGTCCGGCCACAGGATCGGAACGGCTGAGGTCGAGAGCGCACTCGTCTCACATCCCAAGGTCGCGGAGGCTGCTGTAGTCGGTATGCCCCACGATATTAAGGGCCAGGGCATTTACGCCTATGTGACCTTAAAGACGGGCCAGCAGAAATCGGACGAGCTCAAGAAAGAGCTGGTTACACATGTCCGCAAGGAGATAGGACCTATCGCGACTCCCGACAAGATACAGTGGGCCGACAGTCTGCCCAAAACCCGCAGCGGCAAGATCATGCGCAGGATCCTGACCAAGATCGCTGCCAATGACGTATCCAACCTGGGTGATACCACCACGCTGGCTGATCCCAGCGTCGTGGACGACCTGGTTAAGAACAGGGTATAAAGGAGAAAACGGCGCTGCCCGCAAAGCAGCGCCGTTTTTTTATCTACAAAAACAGAGTAATATCATCTAAATTTTCAGGAGGAGAAGGTACAAAATGGCTGAAGAAGCGAGAGTTTTCGGGATGCCTGCTGAGAAGGGCAGGTGGATCTTCGTTGTATTAGGTTTCATCATCAATCTTTGCCTTGGCAGTGTTTACGCATATAGTGTATTTAATGTCCCTGTCAGAAACCTGTTCAATATCGGAGCATTTGATAGCGGATTACCCTTTATGGTATTCCTCGCCTTTTTCGCCGGTATTTTCCCGTTTAGCGGCAGGTTGCTGGAAAAAGTCGGACCCAGGAAGCTGGGCATTATTGGCGGCGTCATCGTCGGACTGGGATGGATACTATCAGGTATTCTACCATCGATGATACCAAGCATCTGGACACTGATTATTACGTATGGAGTTATCGCGGGATCGGGCGTCGGCCTGGCCTACAGCGGCCCTATTCAGGTTGCTACCAGGTGGTTCCCCGATAAAAAAGGTCTGGCGGTAGGTTTAACTGTGGCCGGTTTTGGCGGATCACCTTTCGTCAGCGCCTATGTCGCAAAAGCGCTCATTGATTCAGTAACCGTTTTACCCACGTTCCTTTATCTCGGCATCGCATTTCTGTTATTAATTATCTTGCTGTCCATCCCTTTGAAGTTCCCTGTAGCGGATTGGAAACCTTCCGGATGGACTCCTAAAGCAGGTGCTGCGGTTGCTTCTGCTGATTATGATAGTTCCCAAATGACAAAGACATCCTCATTTTGGGGACTTTTTATCTGTTTTACTATAGGTTCCCTGGCAGGCTTGATGGCCATCAGCATCTCCAGTCCCGTCGCAACGGGAATCATAAAACTTGACTCTGCAGTTGCGGCAATTTTGGTCTCTGTGTTTGCCATATTCAATGGTGGAGGCAGGCCACTGTTCGGTTGGATAACGGACAGGATAACGCCGAGATATGCGGCAATCCTGTCTTTTGTAATTATCCTTCTGGCGTCTATCGGAATGATGTTTGCCGGTCCGGGTACCACGACCCTCTATGTGATCTGTTTCGCCGGGTTCTGGCTGTGCCTGGGTGGTTGGCTGGCAATTGCGCCAACCTCTACGGCCACCTTCTTCGGTATTAAATTTAATGCCAGGAATTATGGCATTATGCTACTGGCCTATGGCATAGGCGCCATTCTGGCCAATTTCATTTCCGGTTTTGCCAGCGACCTGTTTGGCTCATATCTGAGGGCCTTTATTCCGGTCGGTGTACTGGCCTTTGCGGGTCTTTTCATTGCCTTCTTCCTGATGAAACCACCGAAGAAAATCAGTTAGCTGAGATACCTCTGCAATTAAAGATTTAAGTGGGCGGCGGGCATAATACCTGCCGCCCACTTGTGTTTGTTTCTATACCCCTCCTGCAGGTGCTAAAATTATTCTCTGCGGTAAAAAATATGTCTACTGATGCAATTGAAGTCAGGGGCGCTCGGGAACACAATCTCAAGAACATTGACGTTACTATCCCGAGGGATAAACTGGTTGTCATTACAGGCGTCTCTGGTTCAGGCAAGAGCTCGCTGGCATTCGATACCATCTATGCCGAGGGGCAGCGGCGTTATATCGAATCTCTTTCGGCATATGCCCGGCAGTTTCTGGGACGTATGGACAAACCCGATGTCGACTATATCGAAGGCCTGAGCCCTGCTATATCGATCGATCAGAAGGGGCCGTCTCATAATCCGCGCTCCATCGTAGGAACTGTGACCGAGGTTTACGACTACCTGCGCCTGCTGTTTGCCAGGGTAGGAAGGCCGCACTGTCCCCAATGCGGCCGGGAGATATCCCGCCAGACGGTACAACAAATCGTGGATTCGGTACTCCAGATCAAGCCTGATACTCGCATAATAGTACTGGCGCCGTTGATCAGGGACAGAAAAGGTGAACACCTGCAGATATTCGACGATCTGAAGAAGGCAGGATTTGTACGTGTCAGGATCGATGGATACGTGCGCGACCTCTCCGAATCCATACAGCTGGATAAAAACAAGAAACACACGGTGGAAGCCGTAGTGGACCGTATTGTAACAGGTGATGAAAGCAACCGGGCGCGTATAGCCGATTCAGTTGAGACCGCGCTCAAGCTGGGGGGAGGTGTGGTGCTGGTGTCTGTTGCCGAGGGAGAGGAGATGCTCTTTTCGGAGCATTTTGCCTGCGTAAATTGCGGGATCAGCTTGGGCGAGATCGCTCCACGCACATTCAGCTTCAACAGTCCTCATGGCGCCTGCCCGGCCTGTACCGGCCTGGGCATCAAGCTTGAGATCGATCCCGATCTGGTTATACCCAACCGGGAACTGACGATCGCCGAGGGCGCCATCAGGCCGTGGGCTACCTACTCATGGTATATCAGCCAGCTCGAAGAGGTAGCTGGGCAATACGATTTCTCGCTGCGTGTACCTGTGAGCAAGCTCAGCAAGGAACAACTGAATCTGGTGCTGTATGGAGAACATCCTGACCGGCACAGGCACCGTTATCGTTTTGGCAAAGTGCGCGAGTATGCGGTCGGTTTTGAGGGCGTTATACCAAACCTGCAACGTCTGCACAGAGAGACGGAGTCCGAAAACAGGCGCGCAGAGATCGAGAGGTATATGTCGGCGTCGCCCTGTCAGGTTTGCGAGGGGAAAAAGTTGAAACCGGAATCGCTGGCGGTCAGGATCGATGGGAAAAATATTATGGATGTCACGGCCCTATCGGCAGTTGATGCAAGCGTATGGATACAATCCATCACAGGCAGCCGTGACGGCAGGCAAATACTGACCTCCAATGAGAAAATGATCGCGGGGCAAATAATAAAGGAGATTAATGCCCGTCTGGGTTTTCTCAGGGATATCGGCCTTGGATACCTGACTTTAGACAGGGCCTCGGCCACTTTAAGCGGGGGAGAAACGCAGAGGATCAGGCTGGCAACCATGATAGGAAGCGGATTGATGGGCGTTTTATATATCTGTGATGAACCGACCATCGGCCTGCATCCTGCCGATATACACAGGCTGATTAGTACGCTTAGTAAGCTTCGTGACCTGGGCAATACCGTCATCAGTGTCGAGCATGACGAAAGTATGATGAGGGCGGCCGATTTCATTGTTGATCTGGGCCCGGGCGCGGGCGAGCACGGAGGCCGCATCGTTGCGACCGGCGGTATTCAGGATGTGATGAATACCCGTGAATCGATCACCGGTCAGTATTTAAGCGGCGTCAGGCATATACCCATGCCGGCCGGGCGCAGGAATGGATCCGGCAAATTCCTGGTGATCAGAAAGGCAGGGGAGAATAATCTTAAAAACATCGACGTTAAGATCCCGCTGGGCAAGCTGGTCTGCATCAGCGGCGTCTCAGGAAGCGGCAAGAGCACGTTGATGAACGATATTTTGTACAAGAAGCTGGCCCAGGTTTTTTATCAGGCCAGGGACAAGCCGGGGAAATGCGCAGGGATAACGGGCGTGGAGAGTATCGACAAGGTAATAAATATCGATCAGTCTCCTATCGGGCGCACCCCGCGTAGCAATCCGGCTACATATACCGGCGCCTTCACTCCCATCAGGGAGCTTTTCTCATCTGTACCGGAAGCGCGCGTGCGAGGCTACGGGCCGGGCCGTTTCTCGTTTAATGTGCGAGGCGGGCGCTGCGAAGCCTGCCAGGGCGACGGGTATATACAAATTGAAATGCAGTTTCTACCAGATGTCACTGTCCCCTGCGAAGTATGCAAAGGAAGGCGATATAACCGGGAGGCGCTCGAGATACAGTTCAAGGGCAAGAATATTGCTGATGTGCTCGATATGACGATCGAGGAAGCTACTGCCTTTTTTACCAGCTTCCCCAAAGTTAAGAATAAGCTCGCCACATTGTTGGATGTCGGTCTGGGGTATATGCGTCTGGGACAACCTGCCCCGACGCTGTCAGGTGGAGAGGCGCAGAGAGTCAAGCTGGCATCGGAGCTATCGCGCCGGTCGACAGGCAGGACCCTCTATATTTTAGACGAGCCAACGACAGGGCTTTCTTTCGCAGATATCGATTGCCTGCTGAGAGTAATTCAAAGGCTGGTGGACGCAGGCAATACTGTGATCATCATAGAACACCATATGGACGTGATAAAAAACGCAGATTATATCATCGACCTCGGGCCCGGAGCGGGAGACGAAGGAGGTTATCTTATAGCCTCAGGTACGCCTGAGGAGGTGGCAAAAATCGATTCTTCCGCTACAGGGCGTTATTTGAAAGACGTGCTGGCCGGGCGCAGTGGATCTGCTACTCGATCTCGATATCTTTAATGCTCAGCTCCGTGCCGCCTGTTAACTTGATTTTGGTACTGCCGCATGTGGGGCATACGTATTCATAATCCTTGATGGAAAAATCTGCATTGCAGCCGTCGCAATGTCCGCTGACGGGCACTTCGTCGATATTCAAATAGGCGCCTCCGGCTATGGTGTCTTTGGCCACCAGCCCGAAACAGAAGGTGAGCTGCAAAGGTACGATGCCGCGCAGATCGCCGGCCACCAGGTTGATCCTGGTGATCTTCGATGCGCCTTCCTTGCCGGCTGCGCTGAGCGCTATGTCCAGTATATTCTGGGCGATGCCCATCTCATGCATGGCCGGCCCCGCCGGTTTTGTTACGGTGTTTTGCTGTCAGCCACGATACCCATTCGTCCAGTCCGGAGCCGTTTGTGCACGATAGCTCAATGATGTCGATGCCGGGATTAATCTTGCGGGCATTGGCTCTGGCTTCTTTCAAACTGAAGTTGGTGTACTGGAGAAGGTCTATTTTATTGATCAGCATCAGAGCCGATTCACGGAACATCAGCGGGTACTTGAGGGGCTTTTCATCACCTTCTGTAACACTTAAAATCATGATTTTATAATCCTCGCCCACGATAAACTCGGCGGGACAAACCAGGTTTCCCACGTTCTCGACCACCAGGACATCTATTTTATCCAGCTTCAGGTGGGGAAGAGCGGAAGCGACCATGTTGGCATCGAGATGGCAGGCGGTTCCCGTGGTCAGTTGTATGGCGGGGATGTTGAATTTGCTGATGCGGTCTGCGTCCCGCGTCGTCTCGATGTCGCCGACGATAACTCCCAGCCTGAGTTTGCCCTCGACTCTCTCTGCTGTTTTCTCAAGCAGCGAAGTTTTTCCGGCGCCCGGCGAGCTCATCAGGTTGAGCACAAGATTGTGGTTTTCATTGAAAAGCTGCCTGTTCTCTCCGGCTATCCTATCATTGGCTTGCAGCACATCCTGCATAACGTTGATCTTCATATAAGTACCTCTTAGCTGGAGTAATTCTGAGAAGCGCTCCGAGGGTAAGTATACAGCTTTGATAGTTTGTGTGCAAAGGAAATCAGGGTAACTCGTTTGTAATAGGCTCGCCCGTTTACTTATAATAGAACACCACAGTTAACCGGATATCGGAGTCCGCATAATAATAGCTTATCGTATTACACAGGATATTTATGAAAGAACATATTAAGATGATAATACCTGAGCGCATATCGGGATTGGGTGAGCTTGCCTATAATATGTGGTGGAGCTGGCATCCTGAAGCCAGGAACCTGTTCAGGAGACTTGACAGGCTGGTCTGGAAGAATACCGCACATAATCCAGTCAGGTTATTAACGGAAATACCGTATCACCAACTGGTGGCCTGTGCCGAGGACGCCAATTACCTGAGCAGCTACGACGCGACTATGGAGGAGTATCGCAAGAGCCTCTTTGTCAATCCTCCCTGGTTTATGACGAAATATCCACAGCACGGCGACAAATCAGTAGCCTACTTTTCACTGGAATTTGCCCTGCACAACTCGTTGCCGCTTTATGCCGGCGGATTGGGTGTACTGGCGGGAGATTACTGCAAAGCAGCCAGTGATCTCGGTATACCGCTGGTAGGGGTGGGTTTCATGTACCCGCAGGGTTATTTTCATCAGCATATATCGGAGGACGGCTGGCAGACCGAGGTGTATGAGCAACTGGGCTATGATAAAGTCGCGGTTTCACGGGTGATGGACCATGACGGTAAAACTCTGACTGTTCAGGTCCCTCTGGATAGTGTTCATATCAAGGTCGCGGCCTGGCTTCTGAACGTAGGCCGCGTTAAATTGTATCTGCTGGATACAAATCTTGAGGAGAATCCCCAGGCCTATCGGGGATTAACAGCCAGATTGTATGGCGGAGACAGGGAGTTGAGGTTACTTCAGGAGCTGGTAATAGGTATCGGCGGCGTGCGCATACTAAGGGCGTTGGGACTGAAACCCGCAGTCTGGCACGCTAATGAGGGACACACAACCTTTATGCTGGTGGAACGCCTTCGCGAATTCATTAAATCGGGCATGCCGCTGGATGCCGCGCTTAAGTCTGTGGCTGAGACGTCGGTATTCACCACGCATACACCGTTGCCCGCAGGTAACGATACCTTTGCACCCGATATCATCGACAGGTATTTTCACTCCTATTGGGGGGAGCTTGGAATCACAAGGGAGCAATTTTTTGATTTTGGGACCAGCCAGCAGAACAAAGACTCCTTCAATATGACGATACTTGGCCTGAAACTGGCAGGCTACAGAAATGGTGTAAGTAAGCTGCACGGAGAGGTCTGCCGCAGCATGTGGCATGGCCTGTGGCCGGAAAAGCCCGAGTCCGAGGTGCCCATTGTATCTATAACCAACGGCGTACATCTGCCTACCTGGACGGCGCCCCAGATCCAGATTCTATTCAGTCGATTCCTGGGAGATGACTGGGAAGATCATCAGGCTGAGAGGGAAAGATGGGACGGTGTAAATGATATACCTGATGAAGCGATCTGGACCATACATCGTTGGCTGAAGTTTAAACTGGTCGGAGCAATACTGGACCGTGCACGTGAAAGGTGGTCCCATGACCGAGTTGCCGCCATACAGCCACTGGCTATGGGAGCATTGTTAGATCCCGATGTGCTGACCATTGGATTCTCCAGACGCTTCACGGGATATAAGAGAGCTTCACTCATCTTCAAAGATGTTGAAAGGCTAAAGAAAATACTGAATCATGAGATGCAGCCTGTGCAGATTATTTTTGCCGGCAAGGCTCATCCTCAGGACGACGATGGCAAACGGCTGATACAACAGATTTACCGCTATGCCAAGGATCCCGATTATGGTGGAAGGATCGCCTTTGTTGAAGATTACGATATGCATATGGCAAGGGATCTGGTGGCCGGAGTGGATGTCTGGTTAAACACACCGTTAACGTTGATGGAGGCCAGCGGGACGAGTGGTCAAAAGGCGTCGGCGAATGGTGCGGTTAATCTAAGCATACTGGACGGTTGGTGGTTTGAAGGGTACAACGGCGACAACGGCTGGGCCGTGGATGAAAGAGGTCGGATCGATTCAATGGACCGCGATAACGTGACGGCGGATGCCATCTGCGAGCTGCTGGAAGATCACGTGATACCGCTTTACTATGATCGCGACATCAATGGCACGCCACACGGCTGGGTAAAAATGATGAAAGAGAGCATACGCTCAAACGCGCCGCATTTCAATACATCAAGGATGGCCGGCGAATATGTCGAGAGGTTCTACCTGAAAGCTCTGCAATACGCTGAAACAAACAATCTTGAATAAAGCGTATTATGAATGGACGCGCATTGTCCCATATACGTATTGTGATATGATTGAAAATTCAGTAATCTATTAGATGAATTATAATTGAAATGAAGAAGCAACTTAGAAAAATCGGAGTCCTTACATCCGGTGGAGACGCGCCCGGCATGAACGCTGCCATAAGGTCCGTTGTCCGCAGTGCCATATTCCACGAGATGGAAGTAGTCGGCATACGTCGCGGATTCTCGGGCTTAATAGCCGGTGAATTCCAGAAATTCAACCAGCGATCTGTGGCCAATATAATTCAAAAGGGTGGAACCATCCTGGAGACCTCCCGTTGCCCCGAGATGATGGAGGTAGAAGGTCGCAAGAAGGCTATTGATGCTTTATTGTCTCAGGAGATCGATGCTTGCGTGATAATAGGCGGCGGCGGCTCATTCCATGCTGCCCAGGCTATGACTGAGGAAAGCGACATTGCCTTTATGGGAATACCCGGGAGCATCGATAATGATATCTGGGGCACGGATTTTTCGATTGGATTTCATACGGCTGTTAATACTGCCCTGGACGCCATCGACCGCATCAGGGATACCGCCAGCGCCTTCGAAAGGATATTCTTTGTCGAGGTGATGGGCAGGAAATCCGGATTTATCGCGCTTACAGTCGGCCTGGCGGGTGGCGCCGAACAGATCATTATTCCGGAGATCCATATGGATGTGGAGGAACTCTGCCAGAACCTCAGGGAGAGCTTCAAACGGGGCAAGAGAAGCAGTATTATTGTGGTTGCCGAGGGAAACACCGTCGATGATACCATCAATATCGAGAAGTATGTGCAGATGCGCCTCAAGGTCGAGACGCGATTGTGCACGCTTGGCCATATACAGAGGGGAGGATCACCCACAGCCGCAGACAGGATTCTTGCCAGCTGCCTGGGCGTCGCCGCTGTTGAAGGCCTGGTGAACGGGAAAAAGGGGCATGCTGTCGGAGAGGTCAAGGGCGAGATCGTCTACACGCCCTTCAAGGATACCTGGCAAAAGAAAAAGACCATCGATGAACGTTTCCTCAAATATATACCCGTTCTATCTCAGTAAAATCTCATGGTTTCTCGAATATTCTGCTACTGACCATGTTATCGGACAATAAGAAGCATTGCGAAATGGAAAACCCGGTTGTATTTCTAATAATCTGAGGAGGTTTACCCATGGAGATAGTCAAATGGTTCGAGGATCTCGGCAAAGCTGACGTTAATAAGGCCGGCGGCAAAGGCGCAAACCTTGGAGAGCTGGTGAAAGCCGGGCTCCCCGTGCCCCCGGGTTTTGTCGTAACTGCGCAGGCCTATCTGTTGTTCAACACGGAAAGCGGGCTTTCTCAGAAGATCGCACATTCCATGGAGGGGATCAACGTAGATGATACGGCGGAGCTTCAGGCCAAGGCCAGGGAAGTGCAGGGGCTGATTGTAGGTACAGAGATGCCGGCCAATATCAAGGAGGAGATCATCAAGGCTTATGAGGAACTGTCGAAGAAGGATTCGTCCAGGGCGCTGTTCGTGGCGGTAAGGTCATCCGCCACTATGGAGGACTCGGAGCAGGCCTCGTTCGCCGGTATGAATGCAACATTTCTCAACGTTCACGGCAAAGAGGACCTGATCAGGAAAGTAAAGGAATGCTGGGCCTCTTTATACGGTGCAAGGGTGATCTTTTACCGTGCCAAGAAGGAGTTCCTGGATGAGCCTGTGATAGCCGTGGTCGTACAAAAAATGGTCAACTCCGATAAAGCGGGTGTCATGTTTACCGCCGATCCGAGCAATAAAAACATGAGCAGCCTGGTGATCGAGGGCGCCTTCGGCCTGGGTGAAGTTGTAGTAGGTGGATTGGTGTCGCCCGATTACTACGAGGTGGAAAAAAGCAGCCTGAAGGTAAAGGACGCCAGGATATCACATAAAAACTTCAAAATCATACGTGATGAAAAAGGCCGAAACAAGAATGTCGATTTGAGCGATAAAGAGGCCGAACAGCCAGTGCTCAGCGATGCTGAAGTGCAAGAGATCGCCAGGCTGGGCATGAAGATCGAGCAGCACTATGGCAGTCCACAGGATACGGAGTGGGCCATGGAAGGCAAGAAGGTATATATGGTGCAATCCAGGCCGATTACCACCTTGATCGGAGCTGCTGGAGTCGTTTCTGAAGAACTCGATGCGGAGGAGAGCAGGGAGCTGATCAGGGGCCTGGGGGCAAGCCCGGGCCGTGGCAGTGGGGAGGTGCGGGTTCTGGCATCACCCGATAAAGACGATGGATTCGAAAGCGGTGATGTGCTGGTCGCTGAGATGACAACGCCTGACTGGGTTCCCTTGATGAAAAAGGCCTCTGCCATCGTCACTGACGGCGGCGGTGTGACCTGCCACGCTGCCATTGTGTCGCGTGAGATGGGATTGCCCTGCGTGGTGGGAACCCGTAATGCAACCAAGGTTCTCAGTGATAAAATGCTGGTGACAGTCGATGGAACACACGGCATCGTTTATGAAGGGAAACTTAAAGAGGATAAGAAGGCCGAGGAGCCGGGCACCCGGGTGGTGGCCAAGACGGCGCCTATTGTTACAGCGACCAAGCTGTACGTTAATCTGGCCATGCCTCATGAAGCTGAGAGGATCGCCAAGGAAGATGTTGACGGCATAGGCCTGCTCAGGGCGGAGTTCATGGTCATCGATGCCTGTGACGGCGTGCACCCCAGGCAGCTTATGGAGGAAGGCAAGAGCAACCAGTTCATCGATGCCATGGTCAGGAAATTGCGCATCTTTACACGCGCGTTTCATCCCAGACCGGTCATTTATCGGGCTATCGATTTCCGCACCAATGAATTCCGTAACCTGAGGGGTGGCGACAAGTATGAGAGTGTCGAGCAGAATCCTATGATAGGCTTCCGGGGTTGTTACAGGTATGTGATGAATCCGGACCTTTTCGAGCTCGAGCTGAAGGTCCTTCAGAAGGTTCGGGAGCTGGATAAGAACCTTCATCTCATGATCCCGTTCGTGCGAACGCTATGGGAGTTTAAACGCTGCAAGAAAATCATAGATGACAGCGGTCTGATGGATGACAGGGAGATGCAGCTCTGGGTAATGGCCGAGGTGCCCTCAGCGGTTTACTGGCTTGAAGACTATGCCAGGGCAGGTATTCACGGTGTATCCATCGGGTCAAACGATCTCACGCAGCTTGTCCTGGGCGTGGACCGCGA
This genomic window from Dehalococcoidia bacterium contains:
- the glgP gene encoding alpha-glucan family phosphorylase; this encodes MKEHIKMIIPERISGLGELAYNMWWSWHPEARNLFRRLDRLVWKNTAHNPVRLLTEIPYHQLVACAEDANYLSSYDATMEEYRKSLFVNPPWFMTKYPQHGDKSVAYFSLEFALHNSLPLYAGGLGVLAGDYCKAASDLGIPLVGVGFMYPQGYFHQHISEDGWQTEVYEQLGYDKVAVSRVMDHDGKTLTVQVPLDSVHIKVAAWLLNVGRVKLYLLDTNLEENPQAYRGLTARLYGGDRELRLLQELVIGIGGVRILRALGLKPAVWHANEGHTTFMLVERLREFIKSGMPLDAALKSVAETSVFTTHTPLPAGNDTFAPDIIDRYFHSYWGELGITREQFFDFGTSQQNKDSFNMTILGLKLAGYRNGVSKLHGEVCRSMWHGLWPEKPESEVPIVSITNGVHLPTWTAPQIQILFSRFLGDDWEDHQAERERWDGVNDIPDEAIWTIHRWLKFKLVGAILDRARERWSHDRVAAIQPLAMGALLDPDVLTIGFSRRFTGYKRASLIFKDVERLKKILNHEMQPVQIIFAGKAHPQDDDGKRLIQQIYRYAKDPDYGGRIAFVEDYDMHMARDLVAGVDVWLNTPLTLMEASGTSGQKASANGAVNLSILDGWWFEGYNGDNGWAVDERGRIDSMDRDNVTADAICELLEDHVIPLYYDRDINGTPHGWVKMMKESIRSNAPHFNTSRMAGEYVERFYLKALQYAETNNLE
- the pfkA gene encoding 6-phosphofructokinase, with product MKKQLRKIGVLTSGGDAPGMNAAIRSVVRSAIFHEMEVVGIRRGFSGLIAGEFQKFNQRSVANIIQKGGTILETSRCPEMMEVEGRKKAIDALLSQEIDACVIIGGGGSFHAAQAMTEESDIAFMGIPGSIDNDIWGTDFSIGFHTAVNTALDAIDRIRDTASAFERIFFVEVMGRKSGFIALTVGLAGGAEQIIIPEIHMDVEELCQNLRESFKRGKRSSIIVVAEGNTVDDTINIEKYVQMRLKVETRLCTLGHIQRGGSPTAADRILASCLGVAAVEGLVNGKKGHAVGEVKGEIVYTPFKDTWQKKKTIDERFLKYIPVLSQ
- the ppsA gene encoding phosphoenolpyruvate synthase codes for the protein MEIVKWFEDLGKADVNKAGGKGANLGELVKAGLPVPPGFVVTAQAYLLFNTESGLSQKIAHSMEGINVDDTAELQAKAREVQGLIVGTEMPANIKEEIIKAYEELSKKDSSRALFVAVRSSATMEDSEQASFAGMNATFLNVHGKEDLIRKVKECWASLYGARVIFYRAKKEFLDEPVIAVVVQKMVNSDKAGVMFTADPSNKNMSSLVIEGAFGLGEVVVGGLVSPDYYEVEKSSLKVKDARISHKNFKIIRDEKGRNKNVDLSDKEAEQPVLSDAEVQEIARLGMKIEQHYGSPQDTEWAMEGKKVYMVQSRPITTLIGAAGVVSEELDAEESRELIRGLGASPGRGSGEVRVLASPDKDDGFESGDVLVAEMTTPDWVPLMKKASAIVTDGGGVTCHAAIVSREMGLPCVVGTRNATKVLSDKMLVTVDGTHGIVYEGKLKEDKKAEEPGTRVVAKTAPIVTATKLYVNLAMPHEAERIAKEDVDGIGLLRAEFMVIDACDGVHPRQLMEEGKSNQFIDAMVRKLRIFTRAFHPRPVIYRAIDFRTNEFRNLRGGDKYESVEQNPMIGFRGCYRYVMNPDLFELELKVLQKVRELDKNLHLMIPFVRTLWEFKRCKKIIDDSGLMDDREMQLWVMAEVPSAVYWLEDYARAGIHGVSIGSNDLTQLVLGVDRDSEICAPLYDERDKAVMEAIKSIVKTSQKMGITCSICGQAPSNYPDYAEKLVEWGITSVSVNPDVIDRTRHNIAAAEQRVLLKAALKREFDRE